The genome window agttgtttttgtttttttaacttctgtATTTGAGAGCAGTCTGGATCACAGTATCAGTCACTTGGCTGATCTGGTCAGTGTGGTTTGGTGTTAGGAGCTGCATAGCCTCTTGGTGCCGctaaattttaaatttatagtcttgttttttttttacttttttgttcaGATTTTTAAGACATACAACTAAATAAAAGGATAAGGGATGATATGAGTGTATAAATGTTTGAAAGTCCATAGATATGCATTTTAAGAtgcatatatattatatatatatataattcaaaTATACAATAAGGATGTTGGATTCCTACCTGTGCTTTAGTGAGAGGTGCATGTTGTTGATGTTGCTGGTTGACTGGATGGTTATTTGTATGAGCTGTTGACGGCCTATTCCTAGTCTGACTTGCAGTTTGAGTACTTAAAGGTACCAAGTGGAGCTAAAGGTTTCACATGTTAAGCTCATGGCCCCTTCTCATTGTATTAACTTTCATTCTCTGCATACAATGTGCAACATGCGCTCACTAGAAAGGCATGTGATTCAGTATGAGCACTTTGTGCACCAAAGACCCACCATCTCCATCAACTTCCAAAACTTCTCTGTTATCATAGTGgatattttcatcttttatgtTTGGGGGAACATAATGTTTCAAGCATGTTAAATGTGGAATCTAAAGTTAGGGATTCGTCTGCTCGTGTAAACAGTACAAACCTCCTGTAAGTCCTGCGTTCACTGATGCGCCGAGgcattcaaaaacacacacacacacgttattttgaaatgtaacttatttatttattttatattatttataacgtaatttatttttcagatggTGTTCTTCTAGATTATGCGTCGCAATCTGCTCTCTACTTTTTAAAGAGATGTTCAATAGTATTCAATTGCTTAAACTGTCCCAGCTTTTGACTGAAATGTACACGTGTTTACAGTGAATATAAAGCTTAAGATGCCTCCTGAAGAGGAAAGTTAAACATTCCAGTGAACTTCTTATCACGTCCACACGGATTTAGTGGGaagtttgtttgtcttttgataTCAGTTATGTAACTTTTAAGACTTGGTAGTGTAACAGCAGACTGTTCTCACAGAGCAATAGCAGTTCTTTCTTCTCCACACCCAAATATCAGCAACACAACCCAGCTGAAGgtttgaaacacacacacatactgcgtgtgggtgtgtgagtgtacagtttgttttaagTTCAAATGCAGTCTCTTAATAATTGTTCTTTCCAAAGAAGTCTCGACATAAAATAAagagccaaaaaaagaaaagagcttGTTTGACAAACCTGTCTGGTagtgtttttcactctgcagtAGCTTCAGAAAGGGAAAATGTTTTGGGAAGTAAACTGAATACTCTGAacacttcattaaaaaaaaaaaaaaagttattcttactgcattttcacttttgactttttgttgttgatttttgttactttatttattgtgttttgctACAGCTGTAAACCTGCAGATGACTTAGGAACAAGCACCAGTCCTGTTCagctctccttctcctcctcctcttcctccctttcccgtcataaatctgtaaatagGAATTTTCTGCCCTGTCGGGTATTTAGTTGTGTGAATTGTGCTGTAATTCTGTAATGCCAGATTTGCTAAAACGAGGAATCAATAAAGAAATTCTACAAGCTGGAGTTGTGTTGAAGTGCGACAGTTATTTCCAAAGATAAGTGATTTACAAAATGTGTGAATATGAgaattgttttatgttttcttttgccCACCAGATGGCAGAATACAGcaataatgtcttgttttctatCCTCAGAGTTGTTTGACCATCTATGGTTTGGTTCAGCTTCTCTATTGCACTTAATACACCCACAGTGTCAAACTATGCAAGAGAAGATAAATGTAAAGGTTTGAAGTGCATTTAATCCCTCGAAAGTTCCCTCCAAACTGTGTTTCAGTATGAGACAGAACACATCAGCTGTAGTAATGTAGTGAATTTAATAAATGTCAGGTAGAGGCTTGAAAGTCCATCACACATGGATACATGAGGCTTCTCAGCACTTACACATACATTCATGGAAGTTTGGCGCCTGAAGAACTACACAGCAGCCACCATCATGAAAAATACAATGGTTACTGTACACAAAAGCTACAAGACATGcagtgttcatgtttttttgcaaaaaaaaaaaaaaaaaaaaaaaagaacaacaaagaaataagaCCATATGTAAAATAAGAAATGtttcagtaaataaaaaatatatatttgtcatTGCTAAGTGCTTGTAAACAAGTAAGGCATTATATTACACAGTGGATGACAGCACTTGGTGACACCCTGGTGTTTGGTTGCACTCAGTTGAGACTGTCCAGCTTACACACAGATAGATGCTATCCTACACCAGTCCTGGATAGCACTTTGCTACATGGCTTCCCAAAAATTTAGGGCAACAAAAGTCTGTTTGCTGCATAACACTGCCATCATGAAATCAGAGGAGGCTGCAGCTCATACCTGCTGCTATAAACCTGTCATTTTCCAGTCATCGCGGCCTGGTCATTTCTACACAGAGCGGTATGTTTCTCAGGTACAGCTTTTTATCTGGAGGGTGCATTTACATTAAGTCTCTGATACACTTAAGGACAAATGGCTTTTTAGGTTATAAAAGACAAATCCGCCTCACAATACAGGCCTGTATCCTTAGAGCGTATTTGGAGCTGCAAAAGACATCCATGAAGAGCACCATGGCTGGAATTTAGTAAGCCTGGACCTGGTTTGGTAAGAGCTGGCATCCGCTGCTGACATGGTTCATCACCTTCTGCTTCAGCTGGGCCACTTGCTCCCTGAGGACGCTGGCTGTGGAGGCCAGCTCTGTATTCTGCGTTTTCAGGGTCTTGACCTTGTCCTCCAGCCGAGAGATCCTCTCAAGTTTTCTCTTGCGGCATTTGGAGGCGGCTATCCTGTTACGCAGCTTTTTCCTCTCGGCCTTGATGCGCTCCTGGTTGTCCATGTCAatgggagacagaggagggcTGTCCCCGAAGCTCTGCATGTCTGGTACCGTCTGAGGCTCGTCCTTAACCACACCGGCGGACTGGAGACGTGACAGAGCCGCCGCCGCAGCGGCCGCCTGTTGGTGCGCGCTGATGTGAGATGGAGGCGGCGGGAAGGGGATGGTGTCCGTGGAGTAATTGATTGTGGTGGCTCCGAGCGGACTGGCCGCATAGCCGTTCAAAGTGGTGTACACAGGAAGGTCTGACGTCTGAAGTCCTGCGGCGGATCCAACCGGGTTGGACGATCCGAGGAGCTCCAGTCTATCCACCGAGACGCAGCCCGCTTCGCTCAGCTGGTTCTGCTTGTGAAGATCCTCCAGCGCCTTGACGAAACCCTCCGCGAACTCCTGCTCGTCACTGCCTGACTTCGGGTAGAGGAACTGGGAAGTAGGGTTGGTGGTGCCGACCAGACCGTTGGACTGGATGATAAGGCGCTCCAGGTCCGGAGAGGTTAGTTTCAAGAGTCCCAAATCCGGGGAGTTCAGAAGTCCGTCTGTGTCCCGGAGCGGGTTTGATTTGAGCTCGGAGTTCTGGTCGTCCAGGTTCAGATTAATTTCCTTCTTCATCATTGTGCTCTGGGAATAGATGCCGGAGAGCCTCGGAGTATTCACCACGGTGCCTGGGTAGAGGGTTGTTTCCATTCTACACCCTCACATGAGGGAGTGTTGAATGTTACGCATTAACGATTGTTGAACAGTCACATCCAAACATCAGGAAATGAAATGACCCTTCCTTTCTGTGATCTTATTTCCTTATCTCCTTGTTGTGTATCAAACCGTATCCGTCGACCACTTTGAGCCGTGTTGTGCCCGAGGGTCTCTGATGTGTCTCTCCTGCGCGCGGATGATATTGTCTTTTCCCGATGGCACGACTGCTATGCGCAGCGCCAGACCTCGCTCGCTTTCTAGCCCTAAAAATTCCATTATGTCACTCCAGAGCGCGGAGATTGGCCCAAAATGACGTTGGTTTCCGGTTCAATTTGAATAAGGGGCCGAGCCGGTCTTTATTGCCATGGAGACTTTAGGTAAACTACAAACAGTGCAATGCATTGTGGTTTGATGTCATAGCATAAAAAAGCTCAGGGTCGCcaagagagagcagagactgGGCGGGGAAGGTGTAAGAGGCGAAGGCCAAGGaaaggaagaactgaggaacAGGCCTTAGCGAAA of Thunnus thynnus chromosome 12, fThuThy2.1, whole genome shotgun sequence contains these proteins:
- the LOC137194003 gene encoding transcription factor JunD-like, with amino-acid sequence METTLYPGTVVNTPRLSGIYSQSTMMKKEINLNLDDQNSELKSNPLRDTDGLLNSPDLGLLKLTSPDLERLIIQSNGLVGTTNPTSQFLYPKSGSDEQEFAEGFVKALEDLHKQNQLSEAGCVSVDRLELLGSSNPVGSAAGLQTSDLPVYTTLNGYAASPLGATTINYSTDTIPFPPPPSHISAHQQAAAAAAALSRLQSAGVVKDEPQTVPDMQSFGDSPPLSPIDMDNQERIKAERKKLRNRIAASKCRKRKLERISRLEDKVKTLKTQNTELASTASVLREQVAQLKQKVMNHVSSGCQLLPNQVQAY